The sequence below is a genomic window from Streptococcus pantholopis.
ATGACAATTAAACCCAGACCTCCTTCAAGCTCCTGAGACAGTTTGCGGGCACGAGCACGGATTTCAGTAACTTTAATATCAGATGTTTCATCAATATAAATCGGAGCTTCGGCCAAAGCCCCCTGTGCAATCGTCACATTATTCCAGTCCTGATCGGTCAGCTGCCCTGTCCGCAGTGCATGGGAATCAACCATTCCTTCAGCTGCCAGCATTCGGTCAACTAAACTCTCTGCCCCCATTTCCAGTGAAAAAATAGCAACAGGACGGTTTTGCTTTGTTCCAACATTTTGAGCAACGTTTAGTGCAAAGGCAGTTTTTCCAACACCAGGCCGTGCAGCTAAAATAATCAGCTGATCATCATGCAGACCGGTTGTAATCCGGTCTAAATCACGAAAACCTGTTGGCAGACCTGTAACATCCGTTGTCTGCTGGGAACGTATCTCAAGATTTTCATAATTAACTTTCAAAACCTCTGAAATTTTACGAAAACCGCTGCGGTGGCTGTGCTCATTGATTTCAACCAGAGCTTTCTCAGCGTCCGCAATAATATCCTCAGAAACCCGTGCCCCTTCATAAGCCAAATTGACAGTGTCCGTCAGCCGCGAAATAATATTGCGCAGCATAGCTTTCTCAGCTACTATTTTAGCATAATATTCTGCATTGGCACTGGTGGGCACACTGTTAACAAGTTCTACAATATAAGAAAGGCCGCCAATATTCTGGAGATCTCCCTGATCGTCCAAGACAGTTCTGACCGTCGTTGCATCGATGGCCTCATTGCGATCACTTAAAGTAATCATTGCCTGAAAAACAATTTTATGGGAATATTTATAAAAATCATCCGGTTCAACAAATTCCCTGATAGCAACCAGTTTTTCCGGAGAAATAAAAACAGATCCTAAAACAGATTGCTCTGCCAACAGATCCTGCGGCTGAACCCTT
It includes:
- the dnaB gene encoding replicative DNA helicase gives rise to the protein MAEGPELRVQPQDLLAEQSVLGSVFISPEKLVAIREFVEPDDFYKYSHKIVFQAMITLSDRNEAIDATTVRTVLDDQGDLQNIGGLSYIVELVNSVPTSANAEYYAKIVAEKAMLRNIISRLTDTVNLAYEGARVSEDIIADAEKALVEINEHSHRSGFRKISEVLKVNYENLEIRSQQTTDVTGLPTGFRDLDRITTGLHDDQLIILAARPGVGKTAFALNVAQNVGTKQNRPVAIFSLEMGAESLVDRMLAAEGMVDSHALRTGQLTDQDWNNVTIAQGALAEAPIYIDETSDIKVTEIRARARKLSQELEGGLGLIVIDYLQLITGTRPDNRQQEVSEISRQLKILAKELKVPVIALSQLSRGVEQRQDKRPVLSDIRESGSIEQDADIVAFLYRDDYYRKEGEASEETLEDNTIEVILEKNRSGARGTVKLIFQKEYNKFSSIAQFEEQ